From the genome of Lotus japonicus ecotype B-129 chromosome 6, LjGifu_v1.2, one region includes:
- the LOC130725633 gene encoding uncharacterized protein LOC130725633, which yields MAFNSASFSIVLLFTLLILFNSTSSSTTGHSVSHKRIEEICGQTQNPNFCVTSLEGYLGDTKADLNRLGVVSILLATSQARLNKYVLEQLLQTTVGLDPAAKAHLEKCQVDYDVTLDKLKSAHRLSDQKDYQDMVDLVNDANIRTNDCTIECMQLQNSILSSWDNQKMMWLNNIALVILGMLNA from the coding sequence ATGGCTTTCAATAGTGCATCCTTTTCCATTGTTCTTCTTTTCACATTGCTTATTCTCTTCAACTCCACTTCTTCTTCTACCACTGGTCACAGTGTCTCTCATAAGCGAATCGAGGAAATTTGCGGACaaactcaaaatccaaactTCTGTGTAACCTCCCTTGAAGGCTATTTAGGGGACACAAAAGCCGATTTGAATCGACTCGGCGTTGTCTCAATACTCTTGGCCACATCACAAGCTCGATTAAACAAGTATGTTCTGGAGCAGCTTCTCCAAACCACGGTTGGTCTTGATCCCGCCGCAAAGGCACACCTCGAGAAATGTCAGGTGGACTATGATGTTACACTTGACAAGTTGAAGAGTGCACATCGTTTATCAGACCAGAAGGATTATCAGGATATGGTTGATTTGGTGAATGATGCTAACATTAGGACAAATGATTGCACAATCGAGTGTATGCAACTACAGAATTCAATACTATCCTCTTGGGATAATCAAAAGATGATGTGGCTCAATAACATTGCTCTTGTCATACTTGGCATGCTTAATGCTTAA
- the LOC130722753 gene encoding probable ribose-5-phosphate isomerase 4, chloroplastic isoform X2, whose product MVVGLGSGHASGMAIQHLGRQLRTGNLKDIVGTPMSISSASEAAKAGIPLDTYQDSSQIDLAFDDADVIEEGTLVGIIGRRKLQGEESIIQEKSILNASNKLVFIIEENQYKRGLEGSIPVLIQSINWMATAEEIDDMFLGDAEVWRRPSIGQAGPLGGNFPLVTREGHNVLDVIFTSPIVSLAEVAKSLNKVDGVVDHGVISKIPCTVVIASQKELNILDKLTADIVG is encoded by the exons ATGGTTGTAGGATTGGGGTCTGGTCATGCTTCTGGTATGGCCATTCAGCATTTGGGTCGCCAGCTTCGTACGGGTAACTTGAAGGATATTGTTGGGACTCCCAT GTCTATTTCAAGTGCAAGTGAGGCAGCCAAGGCTGGGATTCCATTGGATACCTACCAAGACAGTTCTCAA ATTGATTTGGCATTTGATGATGCTGATGTTATAGAAGAAGGGACACTTGTTGGTATCATTGGGCGCCGGAAATTGCAAGGTGAAGAATCCATAATCCAGGAGAAG TCCATACTAAATGCTTCCAATAAACTTGTGTTCATTATCGAAGAAAACCAGTACAAACGTGGTCTGGAAGGTTCTATTCCAGTTTTAATTCAGTCT ATCAACTGGATGGCAACTGCTGAAGAGATTGATGATATGTTTCTCGGTGATGCTGAG GTCTGGAGAAGACCGTCTATTGGACAAGCTGGTCCACTTGGAGGTAATTTCCCACTAGTCACCAGAGAAGGACATAATGTTCTTGATGTTATCTTTACATCTCCAATAGTAAGCCTTG CTGAAGTAGCAAAAAGCCTGAACAAAGTTGATGGTGTTGTGGACCATGGTGTCATATCTAAAATACC ATGCACGGTGGTAATTGCTtctcagaaggagctgaacatttTGGACAAATTGACAGCAGACATAGTGGGCTAG
- the LOC130722755 gene encoding uncharacterized protein LOC130722755, with the protein MHPIGNFKDCDFYVSDAEDRSGIAFRIAYKTAKQSKNNKELCASWGSMMCAMSAGRLRVPVDLALNRIGLIPREVKLPSEAEKFNINVTDVPEMDWPSILVTFGCCILFLFQNKSFQNETLYMIYMCDHIRELQKTVGYDPASANLGELDFPPPVLELPP; encoded by the coding sequence ATGCATCCAATTGGAAACTTCAAAGATTGCGATTTCTACGTCTCAGATGCAGAAGACAGATCTGGAATTGCTTTTCGTATTGCATACAAAACGGCCAAGCAGTCTAAGAATAACAAGGAGTTATGTGCTTCTTGGGGATCTATGATGTGCGCTATGTCTGCCGGACGACTTAGAGTGCCGGTGGATCTTGCATTGAATAGAATAGGCCTTATACCTCGTGAGGTGAAGTTACCATCGGAGGCTGAAAAATTCAACATAAATGTCACTGATGTTCCTGAGATGGACTGGCCATCCATCCTTGTCACATTTGGTTGTTGCATCCTCTTCCTTTTTCAGAATAAAAGTTTTCAGAACGAGACACTTTACATGATCTACATGTGCGACCATATTCGTGAACTGCAGAAGACAGTTGGATATGACCCGGCGAGTGCGAATCtaggggaattagatttcccaccccctgttttagaattgccaccctag
- the LOC130722753 gene encoding probable ribose-5-phosphate isomerase 4, chloroplastic isoform X1, with translation MASAASSSSFSTRLLLHSPTTLLGRRRRRSNVLRMVTRSCLDDSSALLRAAQYTVDTYVKSGMVVGLGSGHASGMAIQHLGRQLRTGNLKDIVGTPMSISSASEAAKAGIPLDTYQDSSQIDLAFDDADVIEEGTLVGIIGRRKLQGEESIIQEKSILNASNKLVFIIEENQYKRGLEGSIPVLIQSINWMATAEEIDDMFLGDAEVWRRPSIGQAGPLGGNFPLVTREGHNVLDVIFTSPIVSLAEVAKSLNKVDGVVDHGVISKIPCTVVIASQKELNILDKLTADIVG, from the exons ATGGCTTCAGctgcttcatcttcttcgtTTTCCACAAGGCTTCTTCTGCATTCACCCACAACTCTACTgggcagaagaagaagaaggtccaATGTTCTGAGGATGGTGACTCGCTCATGTCTCGATGACAGCTCTGCTCTGCTCCGAGCAGCTCAATACACT GTGGATACATATGTGAAAAGTGGCATGGTTGTAGGATTGGGGTCTGGTCATGCTTCTGGTATGGCCATTCAGCATTTGGGTCGCCAGCTTCGTACGGGTAACTTGAAGGATATTGTTGGGACTCCCAT GTCTATTTCAAGTGCAAGTGAGGCAGCCAAGGCTGGGATTCCATTGGATACCTACCAAGACAGTTCTCAA ATTGATTTGGCATTTGATGATGCTGATGTTATAGAAGAAGGGACACTTGTTGGTATCATTGGGCGCCGGAAATTGCAAGGTGAAGAATCCATAATCCAGGAGAAG TCCATACTAAATGCTTCCAATAAACTTGTGTTCATTATCGAAGAAAACCAGTACAAACGTGGTCTGGAAGGTTCTATTCCAGTTTTAATTCAGTCT ATCAACTGGATGGCAACTGCTGAAGAGATTGATGATATGTTTCTCGGTGATGCTGAG GTCTGGAGAAGACCGTCTATTGGACAAGCTGGTCCACTTGGAGGTAATTTCCCACTAGTCACCAGAGAAGGACATAATGTTCTTGATGTTATCTTTACATCTCCAATAGTAAGCCTTG CTGAAGTAGCAAAAAGCCTGAACAAAGTTGATGGTGTTGTGGACCATGGTGTCATATCTAAAATACC ATGCACGGTGGTAATTGCTtctcagaaggagctgaacatttTGGACAAATTGACAGCAGACATAGTGGGCTAG